In a genomic window of Quercus lobata isolate SW786 chromosome 4, ValleyOak3.0 Primary Assembly, whole genome shotgun sequence:
- the LOC115986982 gene encoding probable ADP-ribosylation factor GTPase-activating protein AGD11 isoform X2 codes for MIWVGSIVGMEISTQQENSDPNNVSVATLSLYDLLRSDAPNWGSQKDQSSSSCPQLRLESLLRQSCNKYCADCGSPDPKWVSLSLGVFICIKCSGVHRSLGVHISKVLSVKLDEWTNEEVDTLESLGGNIVVNKKYEAHVPNSLKKPKPNSSIEDRFDFIRRKYELHQFLNSDENMFCLYPPSHKRSGSSPSSSSSNISMQDKKQYEKQVTRNRIGHAFRNSWGRKDSKKRSSQAGMVEFIGLIKVNVVKGTNLAIRDMMTSDPYVILSLGHQSVKTRVIKSNLNPVWNESLMLSIPEHIPPLKVVVYDKDTFTTDDFMGEAEIDIQPLVAAAIAYEKSTINESMQLGKWAASKDNTLVKDGVINLVDGKVKQEINLRLQNVERGVLDIELECVPLTQ; via the exons ATGATTTGGGTTGGAAGCATTGTAGGCATGGAGATCTCAACCCAACAAGAGAATTCTGATCCCAACAATGTTTCAG TAGCTACGTTGAGCTTATATGATCTCCTACGCTCAGATGCACCAAATTGGGGTAGCCAAAAGGATCAATCGTCTTCTTCAT GTCCACAGCTAAGGCTGGAGAGTCTGTTACGTCAATCCTGCAATAAATACTGTGCAGATTGTGGATCTCCAGATCCAAAATGGGT ATCCTTAAGTCTTGGAGTATTTATTTGTATCAAGTGTTCGGGTGTACATAGAAGCCTTGGCGTGCATATTTCAAAG GTTCTATCAGTGAAGTTAGATGAATGGACCAATGAAGAAGTTGATACTTTGGAAAGTTTGGGTGGAAATATTGTGGTAAACAAGAAGTATGAAGCTCATGTCCCAAACAGccttaaaaaaccaaaaccaaactcCTCTATAGAGGACCGCTTTGATTTTATTAG GAGAAAATATGAGCTGCACCAATTTTTGAACTCTGATGAAAATATGTTCTGCCTCTACCCACCATCTCATAAAAGGAGTGGTTCATCCCCAAGCAGTTCTTCAAGCAATATCTCTATGCAAGATAAGAAACAATACGAGAAACAAGTAACCAGAAATCGTATTGGGCATGCATTTCGTAACAGCTGGGGAAGAAAAGACTCTAAGAAGAGAAGCTCACAG GCAGGTATGGTTGAATTCATTGGATTGATTAAGGTCAATGTGGTCAAAGGCACCAATCTAGCTATTCGGGACATGATGACTAGTGACCCTTATGTCATTCTTTCTTTGGGTCATCAA TCAGTAAAGACTCGTGTCATCAAGAGCAACCTGAATCCAGTATGGAATGAAAGCCTAATGTTGTCAATTCCAGAACATATACCTCCTCTAAAAGTG GTTGTGTATGACAAGGATACGTTCACAACTGATGACTTTATGGGTGAGGCGGAGATTGACATTCAACCCCTAGTTGCTGCTGCCATAGCCTACGAGAAGTCCACAATCAACGAGTCAATGCAGCTTGGAAAGTGGGCGGCAAGCAAGGATAACACCCTAGTTAAAGATGGTGTCATTAACCTAGTAGATGGGAAGGTCAAACAGGAGATCAATCTCAGACTGCAGAATGTTGAGAGGGGAGTGCTGGATATTGAGCTTGAGTGTGTTCCTCTAACTCAATAA
- the LOC115986982 gene encoding probable ADP-ribosylation factor GTPase-activating protein AGD11 isoform X1, producing MIWVGSIVGMEISTQQENSDPNNVSATLSLYDLLRSDAPNWGSQKDQSSSSCPQLRLESLLRQSCNKYCADCGSPDPKWVSLSLGVFICIKCSGVHRSLGVHISKVLSVKLDEWTNEEVDTLESLGGNIVVNKKYEAHVPNSLKKPKPNSSIEDRFDFIRRKYELHQFLNSDENMFCLYPPSHKRSGSSPSSSSSNISMQDKKQYEKQVTRNRIGHAFRNSWGRKDSKKRSSQAGMVEFIGLIKVNVVKGTNLAIRDMMTSDPYVILSLGHQSVKTRVIKSNLNPVWNESLMLSIPEHIPPLKVVVYDKDTFTTDDFMGEAEIDIQPLVAAAIAYEKSTINESMQLGKWAASKDNTLVKDGVINLVDGKVKQEINLRLQNVERGVLDIELECVPLTQ from the exons ATGATTTGGGTTGGAAGCATTGTAGGCATGGAGATCTCAACCCAACAAGAGAATTCTGATCCCAACAATGTTTCAG CTACGTTGAGCTTATATGATCTCCTACGCTCAGATGCACCAAATTGGGGTAGCCAAAAGGATCAATCGTCTTCTTCAT GTCCACAGCTAAGGCTGGAGAGTCTGTTACGTCAATCCTGCAATAAATACTGTGCAGATTGTGGATCTCCAGATCCAAAATGGGT ATCCTTAAGTCTTGGAGTATTTATTTGTATCAAGTGTTCGGGTGTACATAGAAGCCTTGGCGTGCATATTTCAAAG GTTCTATCAGTGAAGTTAGATGAATGGACCAATGAAGAAGTTGATACTTTGGAAAGTTTGGGTGGAAATATTGTGGTAAACAAGAAGTATGAAGCTCATGTCCCAAACAGccttaaaaaaccaaaaccaaactcCTCTATAGAGGACCGCTTTGATTTTATTAG GAGAAAATATGAGCTGCACCAATTTTTGAACTCTGATGAAAATATGTTCTGCCTCTACCCACCATCTCATAAAAGGAGTGGTTCATCCCCAAGCAGTTCTTCAAGCAATATCTCTATGCAAGATAAGAAACAATACGAGAAACAAGTAACCAGAAATCGTATTGGGCATGCATTTCGTAACAGCTGGGGAAGAAAAGACTCTAAGAAGAGAAGCTCACAG GCAGGTATGGTTGAATTCATTGGATTGATTAAGGTCAATGTGGTCAAAGGCACCAATCTAGCTATTCGGGACATGATGACTAGTGACCCTTATGTCATTCTTTCTTTGGGTCATCAA TCAGTAAAGACTCGTGTCATCAAGAGCAACCTGAATCCAGTATGGAATGAAAGCCTAATGTTGTCAATTCCAGAACATATACCTCCTCTAAAAGTG GTTGTGTATGACAAGGATACGTTCACAACTGATGACTTTATGGGTGAGGCGGAGATTGACATTCAACCCCTAGTTGCTGCTGCCATAGCCTACGAGAAGTCCACAATCAACGAGTCAATGCAGCTTGGAAAGTGGGCGGCAAGCAAGGATAACACCCTAGTTAAAGATGGTGTCATTAACCTAGTAGATGGGAAGGTCAAACAGGAGATCAATCTCAGACTGCAGAATGTTGAGAGGGGAGTGCTGGATATTGAGCTTGAGTGTGTTCCTCTAACTCAATAA